CGCCGTACTCGCCGTCGCCCGCTCGCGCGCAACCAGGTTAGCCGTCGAGCGGCAGCGATTTTCGGCACTGTCTTGATGATTGCGTCGTTCCTATGGCTGTGGTTGCTGTGTAACTCGCTGCTGGCCGCCGTTTTCATTCTGATTACGATTGCCTTCTACATCTTCGTCTACACGTTGTGGCTGAAGCGCCGTACTGATCAGAACGTAATTTGGGGTGGCGCTGCGGGGTGTATGCCGGTGATGGTCGGCTGGGCCGTAATCACTGACAACAACCCGGAGATTACGGGGCTGGCTCACTGGTGGCAGGCATTCATCCTGTTCCTGCTTATCTTCTTCTGGACTCCGCCGCACACCTGGGCATTGGGCCTGCGCTACAAGGAGGACTACAAGGCCGCTGGCGTGCCGATGATGCCAGTGGTCAAGCCGGCAATCGTCGTTTCCAAGCGCATTATTTACTACACCGCCGCGACCGTGATCACCACTCTGCTGTTGGTTCCGTACGCTGGTTGGATTTATCTGATTGGCGCCGTTGGCGCTGGTGCCTGGTTCCTGTGGGGCGCCATTGACCTGCACCGCCACGTTAAGACCGGTGGCAAGATCAAGCCGATGAAGCTGTTCTTCATGTCGAACAACTACTTGTCTATCGTCTGTGTGGCGCTTTCTCTCGATGCCGTACTCGGATTGCAGACAATTTCGAGCATGTTCTAGGGCAGTTGCTGAGCTCCTTTGAAGAGGCCCTTTCCGGTTGCGGGAAGGGTCTCTTTTTGTGTGTGGAGATGGGCACGGGCTGCAAATGTGAAACTGTGCGAGTTTATGACACTTTCAGGCCATTTTTCGCGCGATTTCTGTCATAAACATAGTCAGTAACTCGGATCGATAAGTGGGCAGACCGCCCCCTTGCACCGCCCGCGCAGCCCGCACCGCCCGCGCAGCCCGCTAGCCACTGGGAAACGCACATCCGAGCACACGGAGCCGAGCAGACAGCAGAACCGCCTAAACACGCACAACCAAAGCGCGTGTTTAGGCGGTTCGAGCAGGAATCAACGGCCGGTAAC
The sequence above is drawn from the Corynebacterium jeikeium genome and encodes:
- a CDS encoding protoheme IX farnesyltransferase produces the protein MARERDIALLETVKAYIALTKPRIIELLLVAAIPAMLQADRGHVHVGLILLTLFGGWLGAAAAHTFNMVMDYDIDQKMRRTRRRPLARNQVSRRAAAIFGTVLMIASFLWLWLLCNSLLAAVFILITIAFYIFVYTLWLKRRTDQNVIWGGAAGCMPVMVGWAVITDNNPEITGLAHWWQAFILFLLIFFWTPPHTWALGLRYKEDYKAAGVPMMPVVKPAIVVSKRIIYYTAATVITTLLLVPYAGWIYLIGAVGAGAWFLWGAIDLHRHVKTGGKIKPMKLFFMSNNYLSIVCVALSLDAVLGLQTISSMF